The Bradyrhizobium sp. CCBAU 051011 DNA segment CATTTCCCGGCCTCAGGCTGGGTCGAGCACGAGCCGGAGGACATCTGGACGTCGACGGTAGCTGTCTGCCGCCAGGCGCTGGAAAAGGCCGGCCTGAAAGCCAAGGACATCGCCGCCATCGGCATCACCAACCAGCGCGAAACGACCGTGGTCTGGGACCGCGCCACCGGCCAGGCGGTGCACCGCGCCATCGTCTGGCAGGACCGCCGCACCGCCGACATCTGCGCCAAACTGAAGAACGAGGGCCACGAGCCGGCGATTTCGGCCAGGAGCGGCTTGATCATCGATCCCTATTTTTCGGGAACGAAAGTCGCCTGGATCCTCGATCACGTCCCCGGCGCGCGTGAGCGCGCCGCGCGCGGAGAACTGATGTTCGGCACCGTCGATTGCTACTTGCTGTGGCGGCTGACCGGCGGCAAGGTGCACGCGACCGACGCCACCAACGCCTCGCGCACGCTGCTGTTCAACATCCACACCGGCGAGTGGGACGACGAACTCTTGAAACTGCTGCGCGTGCCGCGCTCGATGCTGCCGGAGGTGAAAGACTCCTCCGCCAAATTCGGCGACAGCGACCCGGACCTGTTCGGCGGTTCGATCGCCATTTCCGGCATCGCCGGCGACCAGCAGGCCGCGACCATCGGTCAGGCCTGCTTTGAGCCCGGCATGATCAAGTCGACCTACGGCACCGGCTGCTTCGCGCTGCTCAACACCGGCACCACGCCGGTCGCCTCGAAGAACAAGCTGCTCACCACCATCGCCTATCAATTGAACGGCAAGCGCACCTATGCGCTCGAAGGCTCGATCTTCGTCGCAGGCTCCGCCGTGCAATGGCTGCGCGACGGTCTCGGCATCATCAAGCAGGCCTCCGAGACCGGGCCGCTCGCCGACAAATCCGATCCCATGCAAAGCGTCTATCTGGTGCCGGCCTTCGTCGGCATGGGCGCACCCTACTGGAATCCGCGCGTGCGCGGCGCGCTGTTCGGTCTCACCCGCAACACCGGCCCCGCCGAACTCGCGCACGCGGCGCTGGAGAGCGTCTGCTACCAGACCTTCGATCTCCGCGAGGCGATGCGTGCCGACTGGCCGGGCGAGAAGGCCGCCAATGTGCTGCGCGTCGATGGCGGCATGACCGCATCCGACTGGACCATGCAGCGGCTGGCCGATCTCCTGGACGCGCCGGTCGACCGCCCGGTGATCCAGGAGACGACTGCGCTCGGCGCCGCCTATCTCGCTGGCCTGCATGCCGGCGTCTATCCCGAGCCGGCAAAGTTCGCCGATAACTGGCGGCTCGAACACCGCTTCAAGCCCAACATGAGCAAGGCGACACGGGATCGCAAACTCGCGGGCTGGGCGAGAGCGGTAAGGGGCGTGCTGGCGAGCGACGAAGGGGAGGGGTAGCAACCTTCCTCCGCCGTCGTGGCCGGGCTTGTCCCGGCCATCCACGACTTTACTTTCCTGTTGTGTCCAAGACGTGGATGCCCGGGACAAGCCCGGGCATGACGATGAGAGAGCGCGCACGATGATCCTTCCCGACGGCTATTCCGATATCCCCGCCGGCAAGGTCGCCGCTGTCGTCACCCATCTGGAGATGACCGCACGCCCTGCGCCGCGTCCCGATCCACGCGGTGCGTGGACGCTACGGCGTGTGGATGAACCCGCGCTCGACTGGTTTCGCGATCTCTATCGCCGCGTCGGCGAGGAGTGGTTGTGGTTCTCGCGGATACGGATGCCTGACTCCGAGCTTGCGGCACGGCTTCATTCGCCGCAGCTCGAAGTCTACGCGATGGTCGATAACGGCCGCGATGAAGGCCTGCTGGAGCTGGATTTCCGTGAACCCGGCCAGTGCGAGATCGGCATGTTCGGCGTCACCGCAAAACTGGTCGGGACCGGCGCCGGCCGCTGGCTGATGAACCGCGCGCTGGAGCTCGCATGGTCGCGCCCGGTCACACGCGTCTGGCTGCACACCTGCACCTTCGATCACCCCGCCGCGCTCGCCTTCTATCAGCGCTCGGGATTTCGTCCATTCCGCAGACAGGTCGAAGTGTCGGACGATCCGCGGCTGGACGGCACAGCGCCGCGTGACGTGGCGCGTCACGTGCCGATTGTTGAGTGAGGCCGCGCGTTATATGCGCCCAATGTGTTCAGTCTGGAAGTTCATAGGGCGTGAGACGCCACAGCCGTTCCGGCCACGGCTGCTGTGCCGGAAGCGCCAGTTCCCCGTAGCTGGATCGCAACGGTTGGTCTGGCTTCCAGAAATGGATAACAAAGACGACGCGATACTGAGATGCGTTGGGTAGCTCTTGGGTACGGTCGAGATTGATGAGCGTCTCGCCGTCCGGCGTAAGAAACTTTTCGTTCCATGCCGCTTGCCAGAGGTTCTCGGACTGCGCCGGATCTGGCTGAAAGAACTTGCCGATATCGAAGCTTGCGTCGGGGTTCGTGACCAGCACCTCATCATCCATGTGAGAACGAAGGTGGTCTTCCCATTCCTTTCGGTCATCGTCCGTAAATGGATGGAGCGAATCACCCCGACCCAACCGGCGAAACAAAGCCTTTTGCCCTTCGGAGAAGTTGGCTGGATCGTGGAATGTAATCGTTTCCCGGATAAATCGCGAATAGGCTTCCTTGTCGGCACTCAGTGAATACAGGCCAACGACCTTCAGAGAGGGGGACTTATCAGTGTTCATTCTGTCCTGTGCCTGTGCAAGGCCGATCACTAGCGGTAGAGCAAATAGTATCGCAAACAGTCGGGCTTTTGAGGGCATCCGTCAAAACATCTCCTGCTTTGCCCGCGCCAGCGAAAATCCGCGTCGGTCGGCATTGAAGCACGTCACGCCCGTCTGCTCCGATTTGCACGTAAATCCCCCGCGCTGCCAGACCTCGCCATAGCCAAGCACCGGCAGCGATTTGTCCATCACGGTGTCGCCATGGCAGAGGCGCGTGGCGGGACCCTTGGCGTTCATCTCGAAGGCGCCGCCGTAGTCGAGCTCGCAATCGGCGGGGCGGCGCGGCTTGGTCTCCATCGCGCCGATGTCGCAACGGAGCACGTTCTGCTTGTCGTAGTCGAAGTACTGGCAGGCGACGTTCTTGGATGGCGACTGGAAGCCGGTCGGTCCGCTCTGCGCATGCGCTGTGGCAGCTACTGTCAGCAGAGGAAGCATCAGAAAGGTCGGCAGCACGCGAAGCATGATGTGTAACTCGTGAGTTGCAATGTGAAGCAGCGTACTTAGGATGGCGAGGAGCGCAACCCCGACCCGGCATGTCATGCCCGGACTTGATCAGGGCATCCATCAATTCTCGAAAGAGTCTTTCGAAGAGGATGGATTGCGGGTCTTCTAACGTGCAGGCGCGCTTCGCGCTTTTGCCCGGCAATGACGAGTGAGCACCATGATCCTGATCGGCCAATTCGACTCCCCCTTCGTCCGCCGTGTCGCCATCGCCATGCGGCTTTACGGCATCGATTTCGAGCACAAGCCGTGGTCGACCTTCGGCGATGCCGACAAGATCGCGGCCTATAATCCGCTGCGGCGGGTGCCGACGCTGGTGCTGGACAGCGGGGAAGCGCTGATCGAGAGCGCGATCATTCTGGATTATCTCGACGACCGCGTCGGCGCCGAGAAAGCGATGATCGCGCGGAGCGGCGAGGCGCGCTGGAAGCATCAGCGGATTTGCGCGCTGGCGATGGGGCTTGGCGACAAGGGCGTCAGCCTGCTTTATGAGCGCGTGCTGCGCAAGGACAAGCAGCTCGATCTCTGGGTCGAACGCTGCAAGGCGCAGATCGCGGGCGTGCTGGAGGTGCTAGAGAAGGAACGCGCCGCGGTCACGACGCCGTACTGGTCTGGCGACAAGATCGGCCACGCCGATATCGCGGTGGCCTGCGTGCTGCGCTTCACCGGCGAGGCGCATCCCGCGCTGTTCGACGACCGCTATCCCGCGCTGAAGGCGCATTCAGAGCGGTGCGAGGCGCTGCCGCCGTTCCAGGAAATCGTCCAGCCGCTGGCGCCGCCGAAGGGGTGAGTGGCTGTTGCTGTTGTAGGGCGGGCAAAGCCAACGGGTCGCGCGAATGCGCGCCCGATGACAGGCTCCGCGTGCCCACCTTCTATGCCGAGAGAAGGGTGGGCGCACGTCGCTACGCTCCTTTGCCACCCTACGGCCGCGCTCGCACGAGCGTGAGCCGTAGGCCCAATCCTACTTTGCATGGGGTTGTTTTCGCGATTTTTTTTCAGGCCGGGTGAGGCGCGTCCCGGGAGTCGCGCCGCCCGGTGGCCAGCCTTGCGTTTAGGCCTTCGGCCGCATCGCCTCCGGCGTATCAGCCTGCTGCAGCGGATGCGCTCTGGCAAATTCCGGCAGCGCCATCGCGGTCTCGAAAACGCGCTTCACGTTCGGATAGGTCGAGAGATTGACCTGATGGGTCAGCGCGACGGTGACGTGGCCGACCATGCAGATGTCGGCGAGCGTCGGCCGATCGCCGTGGCAGAACTTTCCGGTGTCCTTGTTATCAGCAAGATGCCCCTCCAGCGCCGCCAGCGTCTCCACGATCCAATGCCGCCGCCACGCCGCCTGCTGGGTATCGCGCAAATTCAGTTCGTGATCGAGATAGCGGCGCACCCGCGGCGTCAGCAGCGGATGGCCCTCGCAGGCCACCATCAGCGCCAGCGCGCGCACGCGGGCGCGGCCGTTGGGGTCAGTGGGCAGCAGCGGTGGAGAGGGATACTTCTCGTCGAGATATTCGAGGATGGCGAGCGACTGGAATAGCGTGGTGCCGTCATCCTCGACCAGGGCCGGCAGCGCCATCTGCGGATTGACCTTGCGATAGTCGGCTTCGCGATGCGCATTGGCGTCGATGTCGACGAAGATCACCTCGGCCGGGACGTTTTTCAGATTGAGCGCGATGCGCACGCGAAAGCTCGCCAGCGATCGCCAGAACGAGAAGAATTTCATGGGAATACAAACTCCGTCATGCCCGGACTTGATCCGGGCATCCATCGCTTTCGCAGGACTCTTGTGAAGATGGATCGCCGGGTCAAGCCCGGTGATGACGAGGGAGTTGTGCCGATGTTGCTGCTTACCCTCCCCTGGAGGGGGAGGGTCGGCTCGCATGGAGCGTAGCGAATGCGAGACGGGGCGGGGTGACAGTCGTTCAACTCGGGTACTGTTTGCGCGGAGAGACTGTCACCCCACCCCGCCGCTCCTTTCAGTCGCGTCGACCCTCCCCCTCCAGGGGAGGGTAAGAGCTCAGCCCGCCCCGACCGCCTTCTTGCGCCAGGCCAAATGCACGGCGCAGGTGCAACCGGGGGGATGTGAGGCAACATCGTTGGCGGGCACGATTTCCGCGACCGGTGCCGGCTTCGCCGCCGCCTGTTCCTGCGACGGAATGTAGTTCAGCACCGGCGCCAGCCAGCGCTCGGTCTCGGCGACGCTCATGCCCTTGCGCGCGGCATAGTCTTCGACCTGGTCGCGCTCGATCTTGCCGACGCCGAAATAGAAGCTTTCGGGATGGGAGAAATAAAGCCCCGATACCGACGAGCCCGGCCACATCGCAAAGCTCTCGGTCAATTTCACGCCGGCGGTGCTTTCCGCATCCAAGAGGCGGAACAGCGTCGCCTTTTCGGTGTGATCGGGCTGTGCGGGATAGCCGGGGGCAGGGCGGATGCCGGCATATTGCTCCAGGATGAGTTGATCGGAGGTCAGCGCCTCGTCCGGCGCGTAGCCCCAGAACTCCTTGCGGACGCGCTGGTGCATCCGTTCGGCGAAGGCTTCCGCCAGACGGTCGGCCAGCGCCTTGCATAGTATCGAGGAGTAATCGTCATTGGCATTCTTGAAGCGGTCGGCGACCGCGTCCTCGCCGATCCCCGCGGTGACGACGAAGCCGCCGATATAGTCCGATACGCCCGAAGACGCGGGCGCGATGAAGTCCGACAGCGCCGCGTTGAAGCGGCCTTCGCGCTTCTCCAACTGCTGGCGCAGGGTGTGGAAGGTCGCGATCTTCCTCTTCCGCGTGTCGTCGGCATAGACAGCGATATCGTCGCCCTCGGCATTGGCCGGCCAGAAGCCGACGCTAGCGCGTGCGGTAAACCATTTCTCCTTGATGATGCGCTCCAGCATCTTGCGCGCGTCGTCATAGAGCGAGCGTGCGACTTCGCCGATCTTGGGGTCGTCGAGGATGGCCGGGAAGCGTCCGGTCAATTCCCAGGTCTGGAAGAAGGGCGTCCAGTCGATGTATTCGGCCAGCTCCGCCAGATCGTAGGCGTCAAAGCTCTTGATGCCGAGGAACGAAGGCTTCTTCGGCGGCGTTTTGGCAAAGTCGGCCTTGACCGCGTTGGCGCGTGCATCTGCCAGCTTCAGCCGCTTCTTGTCGGCCTGCGCGCGGAAATGCGCGTCGGAAATCTTGGCGTACTCGGCGCGAATGTCGGCGGCATAGGCCTCGCGCTTGTCGGGCGATAGCAGCGACGACGCGACGCCGACGGCGCGGCTGGCATCGTTGACATGCACCACCGGGCCGCCCTTGTAGTTCGGGTCGATCTTGACAGCGGTGTGGACGCGGCTCGTCGTGGCGCCGCCGATCAACAGCGGCATCTTCATGCCCTGCCGCTGCATCTCGCCGGCCAGAAAGCTCATCTCGTCGAGCGACGGCGTGATCAGGCCGGACAGTCCGATAATATCGGCGCCTTCCGTTTTTGCGGTCTCGATGATCTTGTTGGCGGGCACCATGACGCCGAGATCGATCACCTCGAAATTGTTACATTGCAGCACGATACCGACAATGTTCTTGCCGATGTCGTGGACGTCGCCCTTGACGGTCGCGAGCACGATCTTGCCGGCAGCGTTGCGGCCGTCGCCGGTGACGCCATTGGCGAGGTTGCGTGCCTTCTCCTCTTCCATGAACGGCATCAGATAGGCGACCGCCTGCTTCATCACGCGGGCCGACTTCACCACCTGCGGCAGGAACATTTTTCCGTCGCCAAAGAGGTCGCCGACGATGTTCATGCCGGCCATCAGCGGGCCTTCGATCACGTTCAGCGGACGTTCCACCGTTTTGCGCGCGGCCTCGGTATCCTCTTCGATGAATTCGGTGATGCCGTGTACCAGGGCATGCGACAGCCGCTTCTCGACCGGCCATTCGCGCCAGGCGAGATCCTGCTCCTTGCTCTGCTTCTCCTTGCCACGGAATTTTTCCGCCAGCGCCAACAGCCGCTCGGCCGCGCCTGGATCGCGGTTGAGGATAACGTCCTCGCACACCTGGCGCAGCTCGGGATCGATATCGTCATAGACGATCATCTGCCCGGCATTGACGATGCCCATGTCCATGCCGGCGTGAATGGCGTGATACAGGAACACCGAATGCATCGCCTCGCGCACCGGCTCATTGCCGCGGAACGAGAACGAGAGGTTAGAGACGCCGCCGGAGACATGCGCGCCCGGCAGGTTCTGGCGGATCCAGCGCGTCGCCTCGATGAAATCGACGCCGTAATTGTTGTGCTCTTCCAGTCCTGTCGCGATCGCAAAGATGTTCGGATCGAAGATGATGTCCTCAGGCGGGAAGCCGACCTCGTTGACCAGGATGTCATAGGCGCGCTTGCAGATCTCGGTCTTGCGCGCGAACGTGTCGGCCTGTCCGACCTCGTCGAAGGCCATCACCACGACGGCGGCGCCATGGCGGCGCGCGATGCGGGCCTCGTGGATGAATTTCTCCACGCCTTCCTTCATCGAGATCGAATTCACGACCGGCTTGCCCTGAACGCATTTCAGGCCGGCCTCGATCACGTGGAACTTCGAGGAGTCGACCATGACAGGGACGCGGGCGATATCGGGCTCGGCGGCGACGAGGTTGAGGAACGTCACCATCGCGGCTTCGGAATCGAGCAGGCCCTCGTCCATGTTGACGTCGATGATCTGCGCGCCGTTCTCGACCTGGTCGCGCGCCACCTGCAGCGCCGCGGTGTAATCGCCCGCGGTGATCAGCTTGCGGAATTTTGCCGAGCCGGTGACGTTGGTACGCTCGCCGACGTTCACAAAGGGGATCGCGGGCGTCAGCTCGAACGGCTCGAGGCCCGACAGCCGCAGCCGCGGCTCGATCGTAGGCACAATGCGCGGCTTGTGCGGGGCGATAGCTGCGGCAATCGCCGCGATATGGTCCGGCGTGGTACCGCAGCAGCCACCGACGATGTTGACGAGGCCGGCCTCGGCGAACTCGCCGATCAGCCGCGCCATGTATTCCGGTGTCTCGTCATACTGGCCGAACTCATTGGGCAGGCCAGCATTCGGGTAAGCGCAAATTAGAGTATCGGCGACGCGGCCGATATCGGCGATATGGGCGCGAAGGTCTTCCGCGCCCAGCGCGCAGTTGAAGCCGACGGTGATCGGCCTGGCGTGGCGGATCGAATTCCAGAACGCTTCCGGCAATTGCCCCGACAACAGGCGGCCGGACTTGTCGGTGATGGTGCCCGAGATCATCACGGGCACGTCGATGCCGCGTTCCTCGGTAATCTCCGAAATGGCGTAGAGCGCGGCCTTGGCGTTCAGCGTATCGAAGATGGTTTCGACCAG contains these protein-coding regions:
- the metH gene encoding methionine synthase, with translation MSVSISPKISPKRTALLAAARERILVLDGAMGTMIQGLQYDETAFRGDRFKDFHRDVRGNNDLLILTQPKAIEDIHAAYLRAGADIVATNTFSSTSIAQADYDMSDLAYELNRDGAMLARAAAERVSAEDGKPRFVAGALGPTNRTASISPDVSNPGYRAVTFDDLRKAYGEQVNGLLDGGADLLLVETIFDTLNAKAALYAISEITEERGIDVPVMISGTITDKSGRLLSGQLPEAFWNSIRHARPITVGFNCALGAEDLRAHIADIGRVADTLICAYPNAGLPNEFGQYDETPEYMARLIGEFAEAGLVNIVGGCCGTTPDHIAAIAAAIAPHKPRIVPTIEPRLRLSGLEPFELTPAIPFVNVGERTNVTGSAKFRKLITAGDYTAALQVARDQVENGAQIIDVNMDEGLLDSEAAMVTFLNLVAAEPDIARVPVMVDSSKFHVIEAGLKCVQGKPVVNSISMKEGVEKFIHEARIARRHGAAVVVMAFDEVGQADTFARKTEICKRAYDILVNEVGFPPEDIIFDPNIFAIATGLEEHNNYGVDFIEATRWIRQNLPGAHVSGGVSNLSFSFRGNEPVREAMHSVFLYHAIHAGMDMGIVNAGQMIVYDDIDPELRQVCEDVILNRDPGAAERLLALAEKFRGKEKQSKEQDLAWREWPVEKRLSHALVHGITEFIEEDTEAARKTVERPLNVIEGPLMAGMNIVGDLFGDGKMFLPQVVKSARVMKQAVAYLMPFMEEEKARNLANGVTGDGRNAAGKIVLATVKGDVHDIGKNIVGIVLQCNNFEVIDLGVMVPANKIIETAKTEGADIIGLSGLITPSLDEMSFLAGEMQRQGMKMPLLIGGATTSRVHTAVKIDPNYKGGPVVHVNDASRAVGVASSLLSPDKREAYAADIRAEYAKISDAHFRAQADKKRLKLADARANAVKADFAKTPPKKPSFLGIKSFDAYDLAELAEYIDWTPFFQTWELTGRFPAILDDPKIGEVARSLYDDARKMLERIIKEKWFTARASVGFWPANAEGDDIAVYADDTRKRKIATFHTLRQQLEKREGRFNAALSDFIAPASSGVSDYIGGFVVTAGIGEDAVADRFKNANDDYSSILCKALADRLAEAFAERMHQRVRKEFWGYAPDEALTSDQLILEQYAGIRPAPGYPAQPDHTEKATLFRLLDAESTAGVKLTESFAMWPGSSVSGLYFSHPESFYFGVGKIERDQVEDYAARKGMSVAETERWLAPVLNYIPSQEQAAAKPAPVAEIVPANDVASHPPGCTCAVHLAWRKKAVGAG
- a CDS encoding DUF6636 domain-containing protein, which codes for MLRVLPTFLMLPLLTVAATAHAQSGPTGFQSPSKNVACQYFDYDKQNVLRCDIGAMETKPRRPADCELDYGGAFEMNAKGPATRLCHGDTVMDKSLPVLGYGEVWQRGGFTCKSEQTGVTCFNADRRGFSLARAKQEMF
- the glpK gene encoding glycerol kinase GlpK — its product is MSFVLAIDQGTTSSRAIVFRSDISIAATAQQEFPQHFPASGWVEHEPEDIWTSTVAVCRQALEKAGLKAKDIAAIGITNQRETTVVWDRATGQAVHRAIVWQDRRTADICAKLKNEGHEPAISARSGLIIDPYFSGTKVAWILDHVPGARERAARGELMFGTVDCYLLWRLTGGKVHATDATNASRTLLFNIHTGEWDDELLKLLRVPRSMLPEVKDSSAKFGDSDPDLFGGSIAISGIAGDQQAATIGQACFEPGMIKSTYGTGCFALLNTGTTPVASKNKLLTTIAYQLNGKRTYALEGSIFVAGSAVQWLRDGLGIIKQASETGPLADKSDPMQSVYLVPAFVGMGAPYWNPRVRGALFGLTRNTGPAELAHAALESVCYQTFDLREAMRADWPGEKAANVLRVDGGMTASDWTMQRLADLLDAPVDRPVIQETTALGAAYLAGLHAGVYPEPAKFADNWRLEHRFKPNMSKATRDRKLAGWARAVRGVLASDEGEG
- the maiA gene encoding maleylacetoacetate isomerase: MKFFSFWRSLASFRVRIALNLKNVPAEVIFVDIDANAHREADYRKVNPQMALPALVEDDGTTLFQSLAILEYLDEKYPSPPLLPTDPNGRARVRALALMVACEGHPLLTPRVRRYLDHELNLRDTQQAAWRRHWIVETLAALEGHLADNKDTGKFCHGDRPTLADICMVGHVTVALTHQVNLSTYPNVKRVFETAMALPEFARAHPLQQADTPEAMRPKA
- a CDS encoding glutathione S-transferase family protein, producing the protein MILIGQFDSPFVRRVAIAMRLYGIDFEHKPWSTFGDADKIAAYNPLRRVPTLVLDSGEALIESAIILDYLDDRVGAEKAMIARSGEARWKHQRICALAMGLGDKGVSLLYERVLRKDKQLDLWVERCKAQIAGVLEVLEKERAAVTTPYWSGDKIGHADIAVACVLRFTGEAHPALFDDRYPALKAHSERCEALPPFQEIVQPLAPPKG
- a CDS encoding GNAT family N-acetyltransferase, translated to MILPDGYSDIPAGKVAAVVTHLEMTARPAPRPDPRGAWTLRRVDEPALDWFRDLYRRVGEEWLWFSRIRMPDSELAARLHSPQLEVYAMVDNGRDEGLLELDFREPGQCEIGMFGVTAKLVGTGAGRWLMNRALELAWSRPVTRVWLHTCTFDHPAALAFYQRSGFRPFRRQVEVSDDPRLDGTAPRDVARHVPIVE